In one window of Drosophila innubila isolate TH190305 chromosome 2L unlocalized genomic scaffold, UK_Dinn_1.0 4_B_2L, whole genome shotgun sequence DNA:
- the LOC117781400 gene encoding LOW QUALITY PROTEIN: la protein homolog (The sequence of the model RefSeq protein was modified relative to this genomic sequence to represent the inferred CDS: deleted 1 base in 1 codon), translating to MADVAETKTAEVNTELKPEEKIEKAAENVSEANGKNGDAKKEEESEAATPTSTEEYSKQERAIIRQVEYYFGDANLHRDKFLSEQIAKMFRLVPLSVLVTFKRLATLTTDFDEIVQALNKSDDGLVEISEDKQSLRRHPERPIPEHNEERRKEIQERTAYAKGFPLDSQMAEILDFVSAYDKVVNVTMRKHYDKPTKSYKFKGSIFVTFEKKEQAKEFIEQEKLAYKERELLRKWQVDYLKEKQEEYQKKNEKRQSKKEAKSKPEPAIELPKNAIVVFEGAPDTVTREEIREAFEKVKDFDIAYIEFNKGDTKGSVRLTEADAAEKYIAKVEDAKLKFNDDVSLTLRKANEEEEKEFLDKAIEFMKKRRDFSRGKNNKRFGRKRHGGNNDNRSHHKKQRSE from the exons atggCTGACGTTGCAGAAACCAAGACGGCTGAGGTCAACACAGAGTTGAAGCCGGAAGAGAAGATTGAGAAGGCAGCAGAGAACGTGTCGGAGGCAAACGGCAAAAACGGAGATGCCAAGAAAGAGGAAGAATCAGAGGCAGCAACGCCGACGTCGACTGAGGAATATAGCAAACAGGAGCGTGCTATAATTCGACAAGTTGAGTATTATTTCGGGGATGCAAATCTGCATCGCGACAAGTTCCTCAGCGAGCAGATCGCCAAAATG TTCCGGCTGGTGCCGCTCTCCGTGCTGGTCACATTTAAACGTCTGGCAACGCTCACCACCGACTTTGATGAGATTGTCCAGGCGCTGAATAAATCCGATGATGGTCTGGTCGAGATTAGCGAGGATAAGCAGAGTCTGCGTCGTCATCCGGAGCGACCGATTCCGGAGCACAATGAGGAGCGTCGCAAGGAGATTCAGGAACGCACCGCCTACGCCAAGGGATTCCCCCTGGACTCCCAAATGGCCGAGATTCTGGACTTTGTCAGCGCCTACGACAAGGTGGTCAATGTGACCATGCGCAAGCATTATGATAAACCCACCAAGTCCTACAAATTCAAGGGCAGCATTTTTGTGACATTCGAGAAAAAGGAGCAGGCCAAGGAGTTCATTGAGCAGGAGAAGCTGGCTTACAAGGAGCGTGAACTATTGCGCAAGTGGCAAGTAGACTACCTAAAGGAGAAACAGGAGGAATACCAGAAGAAGAACGAGAAGCGTCAGAGCAAAAAGGAGGCAAAGTCGAAACCGGAACCGGCAATTGAGCTGCCCAAGAATGCCATTGTTGTGTTCGAGGGTGCTCCCGATACCGTGACACGCGAGGAGATACGCGAGGCCTTTGAGAAGGTCAAGGACTTTGACATTGCCTACATAGAGTTCAACAAGGGCGATACCAAGGGCTCTGTTCGTCTGACCGAAGCGGATGCGGCCGAGAAATACATTGCCAAAGTGGAGGATGCCAAG CTTAAATTCAATGATGACGTGTCGCTGACGCTGCGCAAGGCcaacgaggaggaggagaaggagttCCTGGACAAAGCCATTGAATTCATGAAGAAGCGTCGCGATTTCTCACGtggcaagaacaacaaacgcTTTGGACGCAAGCGTCACGgcggcaacaacgacaacagaaGCCACCACAAGAAACAACGCTCCGAGTAG
- the LOC117779591 gene encoding 39S ribosomal protein L27, mitochondrial-like, producing MFKRANPIKKSLCANRKKEPLLALKRSVWQQSPLSKVATLHCSCINSLIKIVNKNVINNIAKAFSECLKADQPLLTTIRNASKKTGGSTRNKKGHPRPKHRGWRVLDGHYVSHGTILATQLTTRFHPGLNVGFGRNGTLFAMEHGKVIVSCEPLDPNWEHTWVQRNYAGRQDQTIYKKFFNVIPEKQHQRFRLVEEI from the exons atgtttaaaagaGCGAATCCAATAAAAAAGAGCCTTTGCgccaacagaaaaaaagagcCACTTTTGGCGTTAAAACGTTCAGTGTGGCAGCAGTCG CCTTTGAGCAAGGTGGCAACATTGCACTGTAGTTGCATAAatagtttgattaaaatagtaaataaaaatgtcattaaCAATATTGCAAAAGCTTTCTCTGAATGCCTTAAGGCGGATCAACCGCTCTTGA CAACAATTCGAAATGCAAGCAAGAAAACCGGCGGCAGCACGAGGAACAAGAAGGGACATCCGCGTCCAAAGCACCGTGGATGGCGTGTGCTCGACGGTCACTACGTTTCCCATGGCACCATTCTGGCCACGCAACTGACGACCCGCTTCCATCCCGGCTTAAAT GTTGGCTTTGGACGCAATGGCACGCTGTTTGCCATGGAGCATGGCAAGGTTATTGTCAGCTGCGAGCCCCTCGATCCCAACTGGGAGCACACTTGGGTTCAGCGCAATTACGCCGGACGACAGGATCAGACAATTTACAAGAAATTCTTCAATGTTATTCCTGAGAAACAGCATCAACGTTTTCGCCTTGTCGAGGAAATTTAA
- the LOC117779592 gene encoding uncharacterized protein LOC117779592, producing MEGAAEMPQLPLRIEDTALRHRIREYARQQRRDLRTNTMDALRFHLGQIKDEILTPFSINENITVFAGVQGATQVIVKELTGAQVQRQVEAAECLCNLSLGEAYVCEKITNLAGSYLVTYLNSQEPRLKRSCLWTLANILASCRKSAKMLLQMQLATKLWKLYTAPITDVQDYQEDAGICLYLIGMHAAAEVTVEDRRYIAEHLQEKLPTDPGADYYMYIVFQLDIVGLKQDFCAPHHQHLMHFFYEQCGVGL from the exons atggaaGGCGCTGCAGAAATGCCACAATTGCCACTGCGCATAGAAGACACAGCACTCCGCCACAGAATACGCGAGTATGCACGACAGCAGCGCAGGGATTTGCGCACAAACACAATGGATGCACTGCGTTTTCACTTGGGCCAAATCAAGGATGAAATTC TCACGCCTTTCTCAATCAATGAAAATATCACTGTATTTGCGGGAGTTCAAGGCGCCACTCAGGTGATTGTCAAGGAGCTAACAG GTGCCCAGGTGCAGCGTCAAGTTGAAGCCGCCGAATGCCTGTGCAATCTTTCGCTGGGAGAAGCATATGTCTGTGAGAAGATTACAAATTTGGCGGGCAGCTATTTGGTCACCTATTTGAACAGTCAGGAGCCGCGCCTGAAGCGCAGCTGTCTCTGGACATTGGCTAACATACTGGCCAGCTGCAGAAAGTCCGCCAAAATGCTGCTTCAAATGCAGCTGGCCACTAAGCTGTGGAAACTGTACACAGCACCGATAACAGATGTCCAGGATTATCAAGAGGATGCGGGCATCTGTCTGTATCTAATAGGAATGCATGCAGCAGCTGAAGTCACCGTCGAGGATCGTCGCTATATAGCTGAGCATCTGCAGGAGAAGCTGCCAACGGATCCGGGTGCAGATTACTATATGTACATCGTATTTCAGCTGGATATTGTTGGCTTGAAACAGGACTTTTGTGCTCCACACCATCAGCATTTGATGCACTTTTTTTATGAACAATGTGGAGTTGGATTATAA